GATGACAGGCGCCGATTCGCCGGTAATCGCACTTTCGTCAATGGTCGCGAGACCTTCTATGATTTCTCCGTCGGTAGCAATGAGGTCGCCGGCCTCGCAGATGAATACATCCCTCTTTTTGAGTTGGGACGAGGAAATAATCTCTCCGTTTTCCAGTCTTGCAGGGGTTTCTTCCCGGGTTTTTCTTAAACTGTCGGCCTGTGCTTTGCCTCTGGCTTCCGCGATTGCTTCAGCAAAGTTGGCGAAGAGCAGCGTTAACAGTAAAATAAAAAATACGGTAAAATTGTAGCCGAAACTTCCCTGGGATGTTTCACCTGCCAGCGTCCACAGCGTTACGGCTAACATGACGGCGGTGCCGATCTCTACGGTAAACATCACCGGATTCCGGAACATGAGTTTTGGATTGAGTTTCACAAAAGACTGTACCAAAGCTTCGTTCAGCAGTTCTTTTTGAAACAGGGATGGATGATCTGATTTCATTGTAGTTATGTATAAGTAATGCTTATTGTTTCATTGAAAAATATTCGGCGATAGGTCCCAGAGTCAGCGCCGGGAAAAATGCCAGCGCGGCAATGATCGCGATAACGGCAAACACCATCAGACCGAAGGTGGAGGTGTCTGTTTTCAGGGTGCCGTTTCCTTCCGGAATGTATTTTTTTCCTGCAAGTAATCCAGCGATAGCGATGGGGCCGATAATGGGCAAAAATCTCCCTAAAATCAACACGAAACCTGTCGTGATATTCCACCATAAATTATTGTCGCCCAGCCCTTCGAAGCCGCTTCCGTTGTTGGCTGCGGAGGACGTATACTCATACAGGATTTCGCTGAAGCCGTGATATCCGGGATTGTTGAGAGTGGACGCGCCCTGTTCGGGAAATGCAGTTGCTAAAGCAGTGCCCACTAAGATCAGGAAAGGATGGAGCAGGGCAATGATCATCGCGATTTTCATCTCTCTGGCTTCAATCTTCTTACCCATAAATTCAGGAGTTCTGCCCACCATTAATCCGCTGATGAAAACGGCAAGAATAATGAAGATGAAGAAATTTAAAAGTCCTACGCCGCAACCACCATAAAAAGCATTCACCATCATCGCCAGCAGTTCATTCATCCCCGACAGCGGCATGGTACTGTCGTGCATGGAGTTTACTGAACCGGTTGAGATAACGGTGGTCACAATACTCCAGAAGCCGGAAGCAGCGGCACCCAACCTGATCTCTTTGCCTTCCATGGCACCTGTAGAATTATCGATGTCCATTGCCGCAATAGCAGGATTGCCGTTCATTTCCATATGGATGTTGGGAAGGGTAAGCAGTAAAAATCCAAAGGTCATGACCCCAAAGATCATCCACGAAAATTTCTTTCTTCTGATGAAATAGCCAAAGGCAAAGATTATGGCCAGCGGAATAATGAGCTGCGCCACCATTTCGACCATGTTGGTGAAATAACTGGGATTTTCAAATGGATGTGCTGAGTTTACGCCGAAGAATCCGCCACCGTTGGTGCCTACGTGTTTAATGGCAATAAAAGCAGCAGCAGGGCCGGTAGAAACGTCCACGGTGTCGCCCTGTAAAGTGGTGATCTGGTCTTTGCCGTCAAAAGTCATGGGAGTACCATTAAAAACCAACAGCAGTGCTACCACAAAGGATACCGGTAAAAGAATCCGGGTGCAGGATTTAATGAAAAACTCATAGAAGTTTCCCAACTGAACGCTTGTTTTCTCACGGAATGCCTTGAATAATACAGCCGCGGCAGCCAACCCGGTTCCGGCGCTCACGAACTGCAGAAACATGAGCCACATCTGGCCCAGGTAACTCAAGCCCGTTTCTCCTGAATAATGCTGCAGATTACAGTTCACCACGAATGATATGGTGGTGTTGAAGGCAAGATCAGCGCTCATGTTAGGATTGTTGTCGGGATTCAGCGGCAGCCATTGCTGCGTCATTAAAATGCCGATTCCCAATAGAAACCACACAAGGTTGATGGTTAACAGGGCGGTCATGTGCTCTTTCCAGTTCATTTCCCGCGTGGGAACAATGCCGCTGATTTTATAGAAGAGTTTTTCTATGGGGTTGAAGAGCGGGTCGGGCAGTGTTTTTTCGCCGCCATACACTTTGGCAATGTATTTACCGAAGGGTATTGCCAGCGCAACAGAGACGGCAAACATGACGATGATTCCTAGAATTTCTGTGTTCATTTTTTTTTAATTAATAATTAGGGTAAACAGCCATATGATAAATTGGTACAATCCGTACAAAAGCAGAAAAATAAGTACGGTTCGGGCAACGTCTTTGGTATCACTCCAAAAGTCTCTCAGTTTTCTTGACATGTATTGATGGTTTGATGAGCGGTGACTCTACCGCTAAAATTTTTCGGGTTTAAGCAATACATAAACGATGTAAAGAAAAACCGCGATTGCCAGGATGAATAGTGCTGTCATTGTTATTGTATTTGGATGAAGTTGATTTTTGTTTGTCGCAGGTACAGTTTCCGGAATGATTCCGGAAGTTTTCCGTACAGATGTTGCCATTGATTGACCGTGCAGCGTTTACGCAACCCATCTAAAGAGCGTACAAAAAGATTCGTGATGATTTCTCTGATATACAGGCTTCCTCTTGCATGCACCCGCCCTACATTCCGGATGATGTGGGTCATGATTTTGATTTTGCTTTGTTGAAGCAGTGATTTCAGGTGGTTCACGATGGCCTGCAGGACTCCCGCAAAGTTTCGCTTCGCAGTGAGATCATTGATCTCTTCTTTAATCGCCGGCAGTTTAACTAAGAAGTACCGGGCAGCTTTGCTTTGATTGATCGTACGCATCACGCTGTTTTTTGATGTTTCAGGATTTCCAGCAGTACTTTGATATAAACAATCTGCAGGGGTGCAGGGATTCTGTTAAGGTGAGTCATCAGATCGGCCGGTCTCAAATGTTCTGCAACCACCGCCAGAAACTCATTTTCAATCGCGTTTTGACAAAACAGGTCTTTGGAATGATACAGCTCATTCACTACGGTCATTATTTCCGCGGTTTGCTGCGCCTCCAGATGGCTGCTGCAGTAGCTGCCAAAGTGCCTGAGCAACCGGTACACGGTACACTCATCATCGCTTTCGTGAGCCATCAGTCCGTACGGGTAAATTTCCGTGAACCGGAGGCGTAAGCATTGTTCTAATTCAGTTTTCATGGTTATATTTTATCAAAAAAATCAATTGATTTAATAAAAAGGGCGAAGCAGGCAATTCCGGCCAGGGTTAAAATAATTGTAAGCATGTTTTTATATTTATAATGTTAGTAGCGGTTACATTCCGGATTTATACACCTGCTTCAGATACACCCGATACAGCGGTGCGGGAATATTTTTCACCAAATGATTCCTTTCACTTAGAGTGCAGGATATCGTGATACGGTCCATTGAAAACACAAATACATCTTCCACGGCATGTTTAATCATCAGATCCCCCTTCGTATAGATCCTGCCGATCAGGGTCATGCATTTTTCCGCCATAGCGGTATTGTGCTGTTGCACCATCTTTTGGGTGTATCGCGTGAGGATCCTGATCAGTGCAAATGGATTCTGCAGGTTGATGCTTCTCGAAACTTCATGAGTGAGTTCCGGTAATGTAGCGGTGATGTCGGCTGCGGCCTGATGCGTGTTCATTTTAAAATGTTTTCGGTTTGGTTCTCCTGCATACGAATGACATACCGGTTGTGCCAGTTTAATTTTAAAGGATTTAAAGTCAGGTCTTTAGAGGAGTACTAGGGAATTCAGAAAATAAAAAAAGCCTATCAAAATGATAGACTTATTATCAGAACGGAAGGATAGAGTAGGTTTTTAAACTTCGCTGAGCCGGTATTCTTCGATTTTCCGGTAGAGCGTCGCAATACCGATCTCAAGAAGACGGGCCGCTTCCGCTTTATTCCCCTGGGTATGGTTGAGTACTTTCTGGATGTGGAGTTTCTCCACACTCTGGAGCGAAAAGGCTGAAAGTTGCTTTCCGGATTTCACGGACGGGTGAAACTGAATATCAATAGGAAGGTCGTCGGGGGCCAGTTCAGTTCCACTACTCAGGATCACCGCTCTTTCTATGACATTTTTGAGTTCGCGGATATTCCCTTTCCATGCATGGTGCTGTAAAGCGGTAATGAAACCGGGATCAACAGAAAGGATTTTTTTATTCATTTTATGGCCGAAAAAATCAACAAAATGCTGCGCCAGCACCGCGATATCTTCGGTTCGGTCCCTCAATGCCGGCAACGGGATCTGAAAAACCGAAATCCGGTAAAACAGGTCTTCGCGGAAGTGACCGAGGGCTATTTGGTGCGCAAGATCGCGGTTGGTGGCTGCGATAATTCTCACATTTACCTTCGTAGGTTTGGTCTCTCCAACTTTTATGAATTCGCCGGACTCAATAACCCGTAACAACTTTGCCTGCAGGTCCAAAGCCATCTCGCCGAGTTCATCCAGAAAAATGGTGCCGTTATGGGCCTCTTCAAACAGGCCCTTCCGGTCTTTTGCGGCTCCTGTGAACGCTCCGGCCTTATGTCCGAACATTTCGCTTTCGAGTAAATCACGGCTGAATGCGGAACAGTTAATGGCCACAAAATGCTCCGTGCGTCGGGTGCTTTCCTGGTGAATGGCCTGCGCGAAGACTTCTTTTCCTGTTCCCGTTTCTCCTGTTAAAAGGATGGTCGTATCAGTACCGGCTACTTTTTTTGCAAGTTCTACTGCCTGGCGAATGGTTCTTGACTTGCCAATGATATTCGTAAGTGAATGTTTTTTCTCCAGCTGCCTTTCAAGGTGTTGAACCCTTCTGGCCAATGCGGCTTTTTCACATGCTTTATACAGTAGTGGGATAATCCGGCTGTTATCATCGCCCTTCGTGATATAATCAAAGGCTCCGTTTTTAATGGCCTGTACACCGTCGGGAATATTTCCGTAAGCGGTAAGCAATATAATTTCTGTGGAAGGATATTTTTCCTTGATGGCTTTTGCGAGTTCCACACCGCTGCCGTCAGGCAGTTTTACGTCACACAGCACCACATCAATATCTGACTGCGAGAGTTTCTTTAAACCGGATTGACAGTCAGATGCCTGTATGACTTCGAATCCCTCCAAAGCAATGATGCGTGTGAGTAAGGATCTGAGCTTCTCTTCGTCGTCTATGATGAGTATTTTTTTCAAAGCAGAAACATATTGGTTGCGCAAATCTAAGAATAATATAGGATGATTAGCACCATAGGAATTACCCCTATTGACGTCCCGCCTCAGTACCACTACCGGATACGTACCCATGCCGTCCATATTTCGATTGAAATTTGAAAATGAAACTAAATACTGCGTATTAAGGCAATTCACAACCTTTGATATGCGGTTGCGTTCCCTGCATTCTGTCGTGGCCTTTCACCAAGAGGACTTATTCTCCGTAATTAATTCGCTGTAATGCCCCTCTCAAAAAGGCTTGCATGAGTTGAACCGGAGTGGAGCCGGACATGCTTGCGGGATACCCGCAAGTTCCTTCACAGATAACCCCACCTTTCCCGTACTATCACCCGGTACGGCACCTCGAATATCCACGTGGAAAAACCGCATGGGCCTTACAATTGCCTAAAACGGCCATGCATCGGATTGGATAATAATGTTACGTGCCGTGGCTCGCCGGGTTTATCGGCAAGACTTACATTATAAAAGAACAACGTAAAAAAACGGACCGAAGTCCGCTGTCTTTAAAATCTCATTTTCTGGATCCTTACTGCATTTAAAATGGCAAGAAGTGCCACGCCTACATCGGCAAAGACGGCTTCCCACATCGTGGCTAGACCGCCGGCGCCTAAAACAAGAACGATCGCTTTAACCCCAAAAGCCAGCGCAATATTCTGCCAGACAATTTTTTTTGTCTGCTTACCAATATTGATGGCCATGGGGATTCTTGAAGGTTTATCATCCTGAATGACCACATCTGCAGTTTCAATGGTAGCATCACTGCCAAGGCCACCCATCGCGATTCCCACATCACTTAAAGCAACGACCGGTGCATCGTTAACCCCGTCGCCCACAAATGCGACGGTCTCGCCGCGGCCTCTAATTACTTTGAGTCTGTTCACTTTATCTTCCGGCAACAGATCGCCAAAAGCATCCTGTATGCCGAGTTTTTCTGCCACTGCTTTCACTACGGTTGACTTGTCGCCACTCAGCATCGTCGTTTTTATGCCCAAACTTTTAAGTTTCTGTATGGTTTCGGCGGCATCTTCTTTAATACGGTCGGCGATGGTGATATATCCGGCGAATTTTCCTTCATAAGCAATCGCAATCACGGTTTCTGCAATATCTGCTGGATTTACATCATAGCTGATATTGAACCGATCCATCAGTTTAAAGTTCCCTGCGAGTAACTGTTTACCCTGATACGTTCCCTTCATGCCATGACCTGCTATTTCTTCGACATGGTCAAAAATAACCGTATGGTCGGGTTCGCCCAGGTGGTCATGTATTGCGGTGGCAACCGGATGGGTTGATGAGTTTTCAATAACATTAACCAGTTTTAAAATAAGATCTTTATCGAATTCAGGTTTAATGTTTACAGTCTGTACTTTAAATACACCTTCAGTCATGGTTCCGGTCTTATCCATTACCACATTTTTTACCCCTGCCAGTGCATCCAGAAAGTTGCTGCCCTTAAATAAAATTCCGTTCCGGCTGGCCGCTCCGATGCCGCCAAAGTATCCGAGCGGAATACTGATTACTAAGGCACACGGACACGAAATCACCAAGAATAGGAGCCCACGGTATAACCAGTCGCGCAAAACATATTCATCGACAAAAAAGTAAGGCAACAGACAGATCGCCACCGCCAGCAGTACGACGATTGGTGTGTAGATGCGCGCAAATTTCCTGATAAACAGTTCGGTAGGTGCTTTTTGCGCGGTTGCATTCTGAACCAACTCCAGAATCTTTGAAAGTTTCGAATCACTGTAAGGAGTGTCGACCCTGACCTGTGCCACCGTGTTCAGGTTGATCATCCCCGCAAGAACTGTATCGCCCTTCTGTTTTGTATCGGGTTTGCTTTCACCAGTGAGTGCCGAGGTATTGAACGGGGCACTGTCCGAGATTAAAACTCCGTCGAGGGCCAGTTTTTCTCCCGGTTTCAACTGAATGAGCGACCCCAGCGCAACTTCCGCAGCTTTCACCGTTTGTGGGCGATTGTCGACTAAAAGAGTTACTTCATCAGGACGCTGATCTAAAAGTTGAGCGATGTTTCCTTTTGCGCGCTGTACGGCTAAAGTCTGGAATACTTCACCCACCGAATAGAAAAGCATGACCGCCACACCTTCGGGGTATTCGCCAATTGCGAAGGCGCCTGTTGTGGCGATCGACATCAGGAAAAACTCCGAGAACACATCGGCCTTCCGTATGCTTTCAATTGCTTCTTTAAGTACCGGAAGACCTACCGGGAGATAGGCCGCGGCATACCAGCCAATACGCACCCAATCGCTGAACCAGGACTGAGGGATTAGATAATCCATTGCCAGGCCCGCGATTAAAATAACGAATGAGATCATTGCAGGCAGAAACAGCTGGAAAGCTGATTTCCCCTGTGCCGAATGATCGTGACCATCATCATCGGTATGTTTATCGGCCGGTTTATGACTGTCTTTGTCTGGATGCTTACCTTTTGATGGATTTATTTTTGCATCTACAGCGCAGCACGCTTTATCGCCCAACTCTTCTGTTAATCGCCGGTCGGCAACCGCATTGATTTTACCTTCTTCTGTGCAGCAAATTTGCTTTCCATCTTTATCGTACCTATGTTTATGTTCCATCGTTAAAGTTTAAATTTAATTCCCCCGTTGAATGTCCTGCCTTCGGTATGCGTCCAGATCTCATCGAACGCAGGTGCGGTATGGGATCCGTTCACGACTCCCTTGTACCGGCTTTGCCTTGTATCCAGGAAATTTTCAACATTGATGAATATAGAAAGCCGGCCGAAATATTTTTCGAACATAAAACCGAGGTCCCAGTAAGGTTTGGTGGAAGATCCGTTAGTAAGCCTTTGAACATCGGTGTAATAAGCCTCAAGGCCGGTTTTGTATTGATCATGTTTTTCAGCCATCAGGATTAGATTGACGCGGTGCACAGGAACTAAGGGTACGATACGGTCTCCCGGTATATAGTCTGCCCTGGTATCAGTATAGGTATATCCTGCAAAGAATTTGAGGAAATCCTTATAGATCAATTTCGCATTGGTCTCAAAACCGCTGCTGTATAATGGCTTGTCTGTATTGGCAAGTGTATATCCTGCGGTGCTGTTGCCATCTAAAATAATGGAATTATTGAGTTGGGTATAGAAGAACATCTGGTTGATGCTGAAATCCAGATCATCACCAAGCATGGTTTTAAAATTGACATCCGCGGTACCACCGAGGCTTTTTTCGGAGGTAACCCCGATGAGTGGCTTCAGGTTTTGGTACTGAAATCCTTCGGTCTGTTCGGTAAAAGCGGTAGGTGTTTTGTAGCCCAAACCTGCGCCAATACGACTGGTCCATTTAGTTGACAACTTCAGCAACATTGAAATCTTAGGCAATACAAATGTCTCTGATTCTGTATACAAACCATTGCCATATTTCACCAGATCAGCGCGCACACCGTTTTCAAATTTCAGAACCTCAGAAACATCCCAGGTATGCTGAATATAGGCGCCTCCTGTGTTTACGAAGAATGACAAACCGTTCGCAGTGCTGTTCAGTCTGTCTTTAAAATGGTCGGTCACATAATTGCCGCCCACAATTAAAGTTTGATTCGGAAGTGTTTTCGACCATGACAGATCGGAATAGTAATTCTGGTTCAGTCCTTTAAAAGTATAGTCGGAAACCTCAATTGTTCTGTCAAAAAGCGAGTACGCTGATTTGAATTCGACACGGGAAGTTTCGGAAAGCGGTTTGCTGAACTCTACTGTTGCAGTGTTTCGAAATGTTGTATTCCGTTCAAAATAGGAATGCTCCGTACTGGCGTTTCCTTTGATATATTGCATATCTCCGCCAAGCCTGTTGCCTGTTGTAAAGGCATTTCCTACAATCAGGTTTGCGTCGCCGGGCAGATAGAAAAACAGCTTGGGGTGTATAGTGAACTCTTTAGAATTGGGAAGTTCTGTGAAATCATCTTTATCAATATCATATTCTTTCTGATCGTTATACAGCGCCATCAGGCTGTAACCCAAATTCTCATTCCTTTGCGACGAAAATACGCCGAGATTATAAAGGCCGGTATTGGCAGCGTTTATAAGGATATTCAAGTCCTGTTTTTCTTTGGGTGTACGGGATATAAAATTGATTACCCCTGCGATTGCACCTGCACCATAGAGTGTTGAGGACGGACCTTTTATAATTTCTACCTGTTTCAGATCCAGTGGCGGAATTTCGAGGACGCTCAATCCGTTGGCAAAGTTGCCGAACGAGGGGAAGCCGTCTTTCAGTATTTGCGTATACCGCCCGTCGAGCCCCTGAATCCGGATGCTGGCATTGGCAGAAGTTGCTGACGTTTGCTGAACCGATATTCCGGTACTTTCGTGCAGGATCATGGCGACATTGGAGGGCCGCATGTTGGATTTTTCATCAATCTCTTCAAGAATGATGGTTTCTACCCGGGTGGGTGTATTGGCGATGGTTCGGGATGATCTCGTAGATCGAAGGATAATTTCTTCGATCTCATCTTCTCTTTCGTGCTGCACAGTATCCTGTTGTGCAAACACAGGGATGCCCAGCAGCATCATTGCTGCGGCAAATATTATTTTTTGCATTGAAATTTAAGTAAGTGGTTAAACAATAAGAGTATAACTGCTTAACATAACTTAGGAGGCTGCCAAATACCGGCATTGAAAAGAAGACTGTAATTGTATGTTGATTCAGTGATCTCTGCTTTTACTAAAAGAAAGTTTTTTTCAGGAAGTAATTTTTTAATCTGTGTAACAGTCATAGACATGCCACAACAGTTGCAGACGCAGAACGGAGCACATTGGTCCGCGTGCCCGGCCTGGCCCTGCTGCAAATGAACTTCCTCTGCCACACCTGTTTTGTCACCAAAAAAATTGGCCGTATCACTGCAGGGTACTACGGTAAGTACCATGAAGAATACAGAGAGCAGGAAGGCTAAAAATTTCACGGTGCTAAATTACAAATAATCCTTTGAAAAGCTTTTGCAACTTCTAACAGCTGCAGTAACTGGATGGTTGAGTGTCCCGTCATGTCCCGATACTGTCGGTAGCTATCGCGATGGGATGGGGGTTAAGAGCCAGGGCAAAACGTAAAAAGCAAAAGTGCGGGTTCTCATTGAGCACCCCGTCAAAGATCCATGGAATTTTTCCAGCCCGCCAGCGGAGGGGACTTCGTTGCACCGGGGCAGGCCGGATACAGGCGGTTTAACTGATGATTTTTCACGGATGGATTCGTAGGTGATGCAGATGCAGGATTCTTCTGCGGTGAGGAACCTTCACACAAAGACCGGACGCTGTTAGAGTCCGGTCTTTTAACTGTGCGTAAAGGATTTTGTTTAATTATTCACGAGCACTTTTCGGGTTACTGTACCCGCTGATGTGGTGACCTGTGCGAGGTAATAGCCGGAGCGCAAGCCTCTGATATCAACATCTGCTGCGCCTTTGTCAAGCTTTTTGTGCAGTACCTGCTGACCCGCAGCACTGAACATCCGTATTTCAAGTGCCCTTTCATTCCCGTCTGTTTTAATTTTAAGAAAATCTTTCGCCGGATTAGGATAAACGCTCACACTGGTGTTTGCACCACTGTCGATTACAGACATCGACCCGTCCTCAAAGAAAAGTGTGACATTGGGCGTATAAAAGGCTGGATATCCCTCCGGAGGAGTCATTGCATCGAACGGCGCATCGTCACGCTCAGAATAACGGGATACCACAGGCCCGTCCACGTAGGTACTCATGAATGTAGACCAGAGTACCTGCTGGGGATGTGTTTTGTTGGTGTAGATCACGAGATTTTTTCCGGTGTAGTTAAATTCGGTCTGCAAAGGGATGTAGAGATTATTCAGTCCTTTCTTAAAATCAAGCGTCCCGTCGTATACCTTCGTAAATGAAGCCGGATTGAGCCATTCTGATGAAAGGTCTTCCTGATCGGTTTCGGCCAGATAGATCTGCACCGGAATATCATTATTATCCTCGTCGAAGTGTGAAACATACTGTATACCCGTCATTTTCGAGCCGCTGTTGCCGATCTGCTGCGCCGTGTATAGGGTTTGCGACAGACTGTAAAGTGTGTAGAAATTAAACGGGATAGAGTGCTGCAGCGCATAGGATTCTGTACCGATCTGCACATTGGTTGTATTTTCTTTCAGAACAATTACGGCCAGATCCCTCGACGCATTGTTGTCCGGATTGATGTCATCGGCGCTTTCTACCACTGCGTACAGGGTTTTACCCGGAATGTCGCCCGGCTGCGGTGTCCATGTGAGGGAAACCTGGGATTTTTCACCAAAATTTAGCGGGGCTCCGGATACCGCTGCAAGTTCTGCTCCGTCGCCGGATTTAAGTTTGACGGTGTAATTATTCTGCGAAGATTTTCCACCGTTCGTAACGTCTACCACAAAAGTAGCGATCTGCCCTGCATTGATCGCTGTATTGCCGGTGATGTTGCCTGCAACCAGGTCTTTGTCTACAGCCTCCTCAATTTTTACATCGTCAATTGCCCAGCCGTTGATAAAAAAATGGTTTCCGATAAAACGGAACGCATACTGCATCTGGGTTGCCCCCTCGGGCGCTGTGATAAAATAGGTGAACCTGTCCTGTGGGATATTCAGCAGGCCGAGCGGTTTTTCCCAAAGGGTCTGCCACGTCTGGCCCCCATCAAAAGTAACGTCCATACCGACTGTTTCTCCGGCATCCGCCGCAAAATTAATGAGGTACTGATTATACGACAGCGCGAGGTGCTTATACCCTGTAATAGTAACAGCAGGCGATACCACCCGCGTAAGGCCCTCCTGCATGCCGTAACCCATATAGAATTCGGGCGCTGTGCCCCCTGAAATCTGTGAGTTGTTGACCTTCCAGTTGGGTGCATGCTGGCCTTCGAACGACCAGCCCGGCGCAACAGCCCCCGGCGGATAACTGAAACTTTCAGTATAGATTGTTTGCTGCGCATTAAGGCTTCCGCTTACAAGCAGAAGGGCCGGCAAAGCAGAAAGTAAAGTAAAAATTCTTTTCATAACTAAGATATTTGATTTTGGTTTTACAAATTAAAGCGCTAATTCCCTGCCACGCAATTCGGGTTGGCTGCTAATTTTCTAAGGACCAGATACGTGCTGCCACCTATTTTAGACTTCAATTGCACGTAAACCCACTCAAATTAAGGATTTAACCTCATATTTGTGTGGCTTTTTTGGATTGATACAAAATGAAACGCTTCACAACATATACTGCAGACAACTTCTTAGGTCTTGATCCCGTTTGGCGGCTTCTGATGCTGCTGCTGATCAGCGCTACGCTTTCCTGCAACAGTCCTGACAAAACTGCAGACGCACAACAGTCAGAGCTGGAAAGTCAGCTGGAGGAGATTCACAAACTGGTCTATGCAGAACCGTCTCTGGCGCGGGACAGGTCGTTAAAAATTCTACAGTCGATTTCTCCCGGAACTGATATAAAGGCAGAGATTATCAGTCTTAAATACATCGGCTCATCCTATGCCGTTGAAACCCGTT
This window of the Flavobacteriaceae bacterium 3519-10 genome carries:
- a CDS encoding TonB-dependent receptor, giving the protein MQKIIFAAAMMLLGIPVFAQQDTVQHEREDEIEEIILRSTRSSRTIANTPTRVETIILEEIDEKSNMRPSNVAMILHESTGISVQQTSATSANASIRIQGLDGRYTQILKDGFPSFGNFANGLSVLEIPPLDLKQVEIIKGPSSTLYGAGAIAGVINFISRTPKEKQDLNILINAANTGLYNLGVFSSQRNENLGYSLMALYNDQKEYDIDKDDFTELPNSKEFTIHPKLFFYLPGDANLIVGNAFTTGNRLGGDMQYIKGNASTEHSYFERNTTFRNTATVEFSKPLSETSRVEFKSAYSLFDRTIEVSDYTFKGLNQNYYSDLSWSKTLPNQTLIVGGNYVTDHFKDRLNSTANGLSFFVNTGGAYIQHTWDVSEVLKFENGVRADLVKYGNGLYTESETFVLPKISMLLKLSTKWTSRIGAGLGYKTPTAFTEQTEGFQYQNLKPLIGVTSEKSLGGTADVNFKTMLGDDLDFSINQMFFYTQLNNSIILDGNSTAGYTLANTDKPLYSSGFETNAKLIYKDFLKFFAGYTYTDTRADYIPGDRIVPLVPVHRVNLILMAEKHDQYKTGLEAYYTDVQRLTNGSSTKPYWDLGFMFEKYFGRLSIFINVENFLDTRQSRYKGVVNGSHTAPAFDEIWTHTEGRTFNGGIKFKL
- a CDS encoding Potassium-transporting ATPase A chain; this translates as MNTEILGIIVMFAVSVALAIPFGKYIAKVYGGEKTLPDPLFNPIEKLFYKISGIVPTREMNWKEHMTALLTINLVWFLLGIGILMTQQWLPLNPDNNPNMSADLAFNTTISFVVNCNLQHYSGETGLSYLGQMWLMFLQFVSAGTGLAAAAVLFKAFREKTSVQLGNFYEFFIKSCTRILLPVSFVVALLLVFNGTPMTFDGKDQITTLQGDTVDVSTGPAAAFIAIKHVGTNGGGFFGVNSAHPFENPSYFTNMVEMVAQLIIPLAIIFAFGYFIRRKKFSWMIFGVMTFGFLLLTLPNIHMEMNGNPAIAAMDIDNSTGAMEGKEIRLGAAASGFWSIVTTVISTGSVNSMHDSTMPLSGMNELLAMMVNAFYGGCGVGLLNFFIFIILAVFISGLMVGRTPEFMGKKIEAREMKIAMIIALLHPFLILVGTALATAFPEQGASTLNNPGYHGFSEILYEYTSSAANNGSGFEGLGDNNLWWNITTGFVLILGRFLPIIGPIAIAGLLAGKKYIPEGNGTLKTDTSTFGLMVFAVIAIIAALAFFPALTLGPIAEYFSMKQ
- a CDS encoding Lead, cadmium, zinc and mercury transporting ATPase, coding for MEHKHRYDKDGKQICCTEEGKINAVADRRLTEELGDKACCAVDAKINPSKGKHPDKDSHKPADKHTDDDGHDHSAQGKSAFQLFLPAMISFVILIAGLAMDYLIPQSWFSDWVRIGWYAAAYLPVGLPVLKEAIESIRKADVFSEFFLMSIATTGAFAIGEYPEGVAVMLFYSVGEVFQTLAVQRAKGNIAQLLDQRPDEVTLLVDNRPQTVKAAEVALGSLIQLKPGEKLALDGVLISDSAPFNTSALTGESKPDTKQKGDTVLAGMINLNTVAQVRVDTPYSDSKLSKILELVQNATAQKAPTELFIRKFARIYTPIVVLLAVAICLLPYFFVDEYVLRDWLYRGLLFLVISCPCALVISIPLGYFGGIGAASRNGILFKGSNFLDALAGVKNVVMDKTGTMTEGVFKVQTVNIKPEFDKDLILKLVNVIENSSTHPVATAIHDHLGEPDHTVIFDHVEEIAGHGMKGTYQGKQLLAGNFKLMDRFNISYDVNPADIAETVIAIAYEGKFAGYITIADRIKEDAAETIQKLKSLGIKTTMLSGDKSTVVKAVAEKLGIQDAFGDLLPEDKVNRLKVIRGRGETVAFVGDGVNDAPVVALSDVGIAMGGLGSDATIETADVVIQDDKPSRIPMAINIGKQTKKIVWQNIALAFGVKAIVLVLGAGGLATMWEAVFADVGVALLAILNAVRIQKMRF
- a CDS encoding two component, sigma54 specific, transcriptional regulator, Fis family — encoded protein: MNCLNTQYLVSFSNFNRNMDGMGTYPVVVLRRDVNRGNSYGANHPILFLDLRNQYVSALKKILIIDDEEKLRSLLTRIIALEGFEVIQASDCQSGLKKLSQSDIDVVLCDVKLPDGSGVELAKAIKEKYPSTEIILLTAYGNIPDGVQAIKNGAFDYITKGDDNSRIIPLLYKACEKAALARRVQHLERQLEKKHSLTNIIGKSRTIRQAVELAKKVAGTDTTILLTGETGTGKEVFAQAIHQESTRRTEHFVAINCSAFSRDLLESEMFGHKAGAFTGAAKDRKGLFEEAHNGTIFLDELGEMALDLQAKLLRVIESGEFIKVGETKPTKVNVRIIAATNRDLAHQIALGHFREDLFYRISVFQIPLPALRDRTEDIAVLAQHFVDFFGHKMNKKILSVDPGFITALQHHAWKGNIRELKNVIERAVILSSGTELAPDDLPIDIQFHPSVKSGKQLSAFSLQSVEKLHIQKVLNHTQGNKAEAARLLEIGIATLYRKIEEYRLSEV